The proteins below come from a single Drosophila kikkawai strain 14028-0561.14 chromosome 3R, DkikHiC1v2, whole genome shotgun sequence genomic window:
- the LOC108084629 gene encoding uncharacterized protein has protein sequence MGGSRSFALLLLLLCVAAASASGEPTTETPSALLPLEARNADGSGEEDVISTSYVLPNQIFNEGKPYYPRQDPVSGQLDFSAKKPAGIQPEANEVLDPNEKIVLSGASSPNIHDFLNLPVKYSSSKFVYPLVSSSYANLKYQGSNKNYITNKKPTSVVAPVTPPPPNYHSSNFFTVPTTKLTAVTPTAGAYYPGSSSTTSTTTTTTTTTTTRGTLPPSRRPVSTTTTTTAEPTSPAAKYTTTSRRPIPVHTASTTPQPPRTSTTRRKFVPTKKYSPTVPSSTARPLLTQEEQRPLKTPQSPRPTPSSSDVAFTTHHATPQAAIFPTEPATTTKMYTTSSTSPPVVFTEGPTPPPAFSPIPGAGTGIHNLDPADVYHTLGQKNTQAEEQQLEKQQQQLQHQQQLLQQQQYQEQQQQQQYQQQQYQQQLEKQQLEKQKHPYQQQLEKQQHEQQQHHQQQPLPQPQPPNQPQRPTPPKPPMTLSDIFNSLAEEESNVAHNYQQNQGFDAQGNLIEPIAPSKPSPFAMQQPGSQQQQQRPANANDQKVISGSQENYSNEYVSYQVQQPNVMQYRPAPGKINNVVISPGQQSASFVLGSQVQQVSVGHPSVEKETMFAKDTPGVQYGQVINEDIGNIKRPIKEPAVPTSYQQMPSLQQNSNFHQNGNAGTPGTPGAASYQEPPPEAPSPYQQLPLIGSNKRPSKKPAAKPEPINQAYPPPPPPTPHQPQTTPPAVDAHVDETKELLVSTNIRFPAQGEESVELSSSAVMPGPPAGPHINGHAQPLSLQQIQNSNPVVFPKVKDEAAPGSVQIQQHEVLNLSQQKPPLKFPAQQPGLGELPSRDMEPPPRYPTTQQVPQAPPTPGKRPPAAFYNEFNRKPQNRPRPSNLPNILPQFRPNAKISSGHPPALKQEAGNIRLPQQGGPKRPYNPSVPPQFAHRRQPLHQQQLQQQMLQKRYPMNRISEYPVGPSPGGDLNRRVYRLPPYGGQNVPYLPDHMYPRRPHGPGPLRSVDGYPAERHAPSAGGEPYKTIDAEAAADFEEEDLVINDPPQPVTPGKDRKSVEETKLEPVVTLQMLQSQKKAVSLPGDDTGAGEIQVTADNDPQEAEASKLSQQKLDPSGLYVVFPMKGSEKGQPEGEAPSAPAEYQNTPFSVIRDQPQEPILKNKKPQSLQQQNKAQQVPKEKFPYPIEKPDPSYSELNPESQGAVPGVLIAPRIITGALGTGTETPIAIAYTPTEPSPYRQDQGQKFSNINLATSVINEIRQDTQTEEGLSSDFDLRGQNFEKDFMAPFYPSLSLGGASGAAAINPAAPSNWNILPSTTDQAIYEKNNINRADVGTPDDKKVEEEQPTASPLTAEKNSELDSFQPQLQGGFKPIYPPGYKHVEQVEQEEIAGAKNAASNQPLALPLVGTTAKPSTSAAPLSSSSSTSSSTSSTSSTTSTTHQPGITKSDGTTSSTKAPVVSTKPTQRKKSSFETSLAALLFGDEDEEEGARKSAELPKPQAQAGPRNVPRMGPRSLTLS, from the exons ATGGGAGGCAGTCGCAGCTTCGCGTTgcttctcctgctgctgtgTGTGGCAGCAGCTTCTGCGAGCGGAGAACCAACCACGGAGACTCCCTCGGCTCTGCTGCCCCTGGAGGCGCGAAATGCCGATGGGTCCGGCGAGGAGGACGTCATCTCTACCAGCTATGTGCTCCCCAATCAGATTTTCAACGAGGGAAAGCCCTATTATCCCCGTCAGGATCCTGTGTCCGGACAGCTGGACTTTAGTGCCAAAAAGCCTGCGGGTATCCAGCCGGAGGCCAATGAGGTCTTGGATCCCAACGAGAAGATCGTGCTGAGCGGAGCCAGTTCGCCCAACATCCATGATTTCCTCAACCTGCCCGTAAAGTACTCCTCATCGAAGTTCGTCTATCCCCTGGTCTCCAGTTCGTACGCCAACTTGAAGTACCAGGGCAGCAACAAGAACTACATCACCAACAAGAAGCCCACTTCCGTGGTGGCTCCAGTCACGCCACCCCCGCCCAATTACCACAGCTCCAACTTCTTCACGGTGCCCACCACCAAGCTCACTGCAGTGACGCCTACGGCCGGGGCTTACTATCCCGGCAGCAGCTCCACTACGTCCACAACTactacaacaactacaacgaCAACCACTCGGGGAACTCTGCCGCCCTCGAGGAGACCGGTGAGCACCACCACGACCACAACTGCAGAGCCAACGAGTCCCGCGGCCAAGTATACCACTACCTCGCGCCGGCCTATTCCAGTGCACACGGCCTCCACGACGCCCCAACCGCCGCGTACCAGTACCACCCGCAGGAAGTTTGTGCCCACCAAGAAGTACAGCCCCACCGTACCCAGCTCTACGGCCAGGCCCCTGCTCACCCAGGAGGAGCAGCGTCCATTGAAGACACCTCAGTCTCCCCGGCCCACTCCTAGCAGCAGCGATGTTGCCTTTACCACCCACCACGCCACGCCGCAGGCCGCCATCTTTCCTACAGAGCCAGCCACAACCACCAAGATGTACACCACCTCAAGCACGAGCCCGCCAGTGGTTTTCACCGAAGGTCCGACGCCGCCGCCCGCTTTTAGTCCCATTCCTGGAGCTGGAACTGGTATTCACAACCTGGATCCAGCGGATGTTTACCACACGCTGGGCCAAAAGAACACGCAGGCCGAGGAGCAGCAActggagaagcagcagcagcagctgcagcatcaacagcaactgttgcaacagcagcaatatcaagagcagcagcagcagcagcaataccagcagcaacaataccAGCAGCAACTAGAGAAGCAGCAACTGGAAAAGCAGAAGCACCCATACCAGCAGCAACTGGAAAAACAGCAGcatgagcagcagcaacatcatcagcagcagccccTGCCCCAGCCTCAGCCCCCCAACCAGCCACAGCGACCGACTCCCCCCAAGCCCCCAATGACCCTCAGCGATATATTCAACAGCCTGGCCGAGGAAGAGTCCAATGTGGCGCACAACTACCAGCAGAACCAGGGATTCGATGCCCAGGGCAACCTCATTGAGCCTATTGCTCCCTCCAAGCCATCCCCCTTCGCCATGCAGCAGCCAGGatcacaacagcagcagcagcgaccaGCTAATGCCAACGACCAGAAGGTGATCTCCGGCAGTCAGGAGAACTACAGCAACGAGTACGTGTCCTACCAGGTGCAGCAGCCCAACGTGATGCAGTACCGACCAGCGCCGGGCAAGATCAACAACGTGGTCATATCTCCGGGCCAGCAGTCGGCCTCCTTTGTGCTCGGCAGCCAGGTGCAGCAGGTGAGCGTGGGCCACCCAAGCGTGGAGAAGGAGACGATGTTTGCCAAGGACACGCCGGGTGTGCAGTACGGTCAGGTGATCAACGAGGACATCGGCAACATCAAGCGCCCTATCAAGGAGCCAGCGGTGCCCACCAGCTACCAGCagatgccgagtctgcagcAGAACTCCAACTTCCATCAGAACGGTAATGCTGGCACACCAGGAACACCTGGAGCTGCTTCCTACCAAGAGCCACCGCCGGAGGCTCCCAGTCCGTACCAGCAGCTGCCCCTGATCGGCTCCAACAAGCGGCCATCCAAGAAGCCTGCGGCCAAGCCGGAACCGATCAACCAGGCTTATCCACCTCCGCCTCCCCCGACGCCACATCAGCCTCAGACTACGCCGCCGGCAGTGGACGCACACGTAGATGAAACCAAGGAGCTCCTGGTCTCCACAAACATTCGGTTTCCCGCCCAGGGTGAAGAGTCCGTGGAGCTATCCTCCTCAGCTGTGATGCCAGGCCCGCCGGCTGGACCACACATCAATGGCCATGCCCAGCCTCTCAGCCTGCAGCAGATCCAGAACTCCAATCCAGTTGTTTTCCCCAAGGTCAAGGATGAAGCAGCTCCCGGCAGCGTGCAGATACAGCAGCATGAAGTGCTCAACCTGAGTCAGCAGAAACCACCATTG AAATTCCCTGCTCAGCAACCTGGGCTTGGCGAGCTGCCTTCCCGCGACATGGAGCCTCCGCCACGATACCCAACCACGCAGCAAGTGCCCCAAGCACCACCCACTCCAGGCAAGCGACCTCCAGCAGCCTTCTACAACGAGTTTAACCGGAAGCCCCAGAACCGTCCGCGTCCCAGCAACCTGCCCAACATTCTGCCGCAGTTCCGACCGAACGCTAAAATCTCCAGCGGTCATCCGCCGGCGTTGAAGCAGGAAGCAGGCAACATCCGGCTGCCCCAGCAGGGTGGTCCTAAGCGTCCTTACAATCCCTCCGTGCCGCCACAGTTTGCCCATCGTCGCCAGCCcctgcaccagcagcagctgcagcagcagatgcTGCAGAAGAGATATCCCATGAACCGCATCTCGGAGTATCCCGTAGGACCTAGTCCGGGGGGAGATTTGAACAGAAGGGTCTACAGGCTGCCCCCATACGGAGGCCAGAACGTGCCCTACCTTCCTGACCACATGTATCCTCGCCGACCTCACGGTCCTGGTCCACTGAGATCCGTTGATGGTTATCCCGCCGAGCGCCACGCTCCTTCGGCAGGCGGAGAGCCCTACAAGACCATAGACGCTGAAGCAGCAGCTGATTTCGAGGAGGAGGATCTGGTGATCAACGATCCGCCACAGCCTGTGACCCCCGGCAAGGATCGCAAGAGCGTGGAAGAGACGAAACTGGAACCCGTGGTGACGCTGCAGATGCTGCAATCGCAGAAGAAAGCCGTGAGTCTGCCCGGCGATGACACGGGCGCCGGCGAAATCCAGGTCACGGCCGACAACGATCCACAGGAAGCGGAGGCCTCCAAGCTCAGCCAGCAGAAGTTGGACCCCAGCGGACTGTACGTCGTGTTTCCCATGAAGGGATCGGAGAAGGGTCAGCCGGAGGGAGAGGCACCTTCAGCGCCGGCCGAGTACCAGAACACTCCATTCTCCGTGATCCGCGACCAGCCGCAGGAGCCGATCCTGAAGAACAAGAAGCCGCAGtcgctgcagcagcagaacaAGGCGCAGCAGGTGCCCAAGGAGAAGTTCCCCTATCCCATCGAGAAGCCAGATCCCTCGTACTCAGAACTCAACCCAGAGTCGCAGGGTGCTGTTCCTGGAGTACTCATCGCTCCCAGAATCATCACTGGAGCCCTTGGCACTGGAACGGAAACGCCCATAGCCATTGCATATACGCCCACGGAGCCGAGTCCATATCGTCAGGATCAGGGCCAAAAGTTCTCCAACATCAATTTGGCCACGTCGGTGATCAACGAGATCCGTCAGGATACCCAGACGGAGGAGGGCTTGAGCAGTGACTTTGATCTGCGCGGCCAGAACTTCGAGAAGGACTTCATGGCGCCCTTCTACCCCAGTTTGAGCCTGGGCGGAGCTAGTGGAGCTGCGGCCATCAACCCGGCGGCCCCGAGTAACTGGAACATCTTGCCCTCGACCACAGATCAGGCAATCTATGAGAAGAACAACATAAACCGGGCTGATGTCGGGACCCCGGATGACAAAAaagtggaggaggagcagcccaCTGCGAGTCCGCTGACGGCGGAGAAGAACTCTGAGCTGGACAGCTTCCAGCCACAGTTGCAGGGTGGATTCAAGCCCATTTATCCACCAGGCTACAAGCACGTGGAGCAGGTGGAGCAGGAAGAGATAGCTGGCGCCAAGAATGCTGCCTCCAATCAGCCACTGGCCCTGCCGCTGGTGGGCACCACAGCAAAGCCTTCCACGTCCGCTGCTCCCCTCAGTAGTAGCTCTAGCACATCATCTTCCACCTCATCAACAAGCTCAACGACATCGACGACTCATCAACCCGGAATAACGAAATCGGACGGCACAACATCATCCACCAAGGCCCCAGTGGTCAGTACGAAGCCCACGCAACGCAAGAAATCCAGCTTCGAGACGAGCCTGGCGGCGCTACTCTTCGGGgatgaggacgaggaggaagGAGCCCGAAAGTCCGCCGAGCTGCCAAAGCCCCAGGCCCAGGCCGGGCCCAGGAATGTGCCTCGCATGGGTCCCCGGAGCCTGACGCTTAGCTAA